In Streptomyces sp. NBC_01381, a genomic segment contains:
- a CDS encoding GNAT family N-acetyltransferase, which translates to MTGPGSVAWPPAPIETERLVLRESESRDRAAFIELFASPEVGTYLGGPRPRAELERSVPEVPGRRPGLFVIELDGAMIGTVELNRRDAERRSHVRLDAGEAELGYLLLPEAWGRGYAAEACAAALDWFADALPGEPVVLCTQTANDRSMRLAAKLGFTEVQRYEAWGAEQWMGVWSSGTPSG; encoded by the coding sequence ATGACTGGACCAGGGTCCGTCGCCTGGCCGCCTGCCCCGATCGAGACCGAGCGGCTGGTGCTCCGCGAGTCCGAGTCCCGGGACCGTGCGGCGTTCATCGAGCTGTTCGCATCGCCAGAGGTGGGCACCTACCTGGGCGGTCCTCGACCGCGTGCGGAGCTCGAACGCTCAGTTCCTGAGGTGCCCGGGCGGCGCCCCGGCCTTTTCGTGATCGAGCTCGACGGAGCGATGATCGGCACCGTCGAGCTCAACCGGCGCGACGCGGAGCGGCGGAGTCATGTCCGCCTGGATGCCGGGGAGGCCGAACTCGGCTACCTGCTCCTGCCGGAGGCATGGGGACGCGGGTACGCCGCCGAGGCGTGCGCGGCGGCGCTCGACTGGTTCGCCGACGCCCTTCCCGGCGAGCCGGTGGTGCTCTGCACCCAGACCGCCAACGACCGCTCGATGCGCCTCGCGGCGAAGCTGGGGTTCACCGAGGTGCAACGGTACGAGGCGTGGGGCGCCGAACAGTGGATGGGCGTGTGGTCCTCGGGCACGCCGTCCGGCTAG
- a CDS encoding ATP-binding cassette domain-containing protein, with product MTSSNSAAAAGFQPVAAVAAVTVRYGSTVALDDVSLEFPSGVTGLLGPNGAGKSTLLSLLSTARRPKSGSVSLLGDEAPGRARVQHIRQRIGVLPQSFGFYPRFTVLEFTEYAAWLRKVPAARRRERAREALRLVEMEKHAEKKMGALSGGMLRRVGIAQAMVNEPSLVLLDEPTVGLDPAQRVGFRGLIRELGERSAVVMSTHLAEDVAHVCDRVAVLLEGSVRFTGTVGELCALPDGDGDADGKEVDGGAVEAGYLHLAGTEAVAT from the coding sequence GTGACCAGTAGCAACAGCGCTGCCGCGGCCGGCTTCCAGCCGGTCGCGGCGGTCGCGGCCGTGACCGTCCGGTATGGGTCCACGGTCGCCCTCGATGACGTATCCCTTGAATTCCCCTCCGGGGTCACCGGGCTGCTCGGGCCCAACGGGGCGGGGAAGAGCACCCTGTTGTCGCTGTTGAGCACGGCGCGCAGACCCAAGTCCGGCTCGGTCAGCCTCCTCGGGGACGAGGCGCCCGGGCGGGCCAGGGTGCAGCACATCAGACAGCGGATCGGGGTACTTCCGCAGTCCTTCGGGTTCTATCCCCGTTTCACCGTCCTGGAGTTCACCGAGTACGCGGCCTGGCTGCGCAAGGTGCCCGCCGCCCGGCGCCGTGAGCGGGCCCGCGAGGCGCTGCGGCTCGTGGAGATGGAGAAGCACGCAGAGAAGAAGATGGGTGCCTTGTCCGGTGGCATGCTGCGGCGCGTCGGCATCGCCCAGGCCATGGTCAACGAACCGTCCCTGGTGCTCCTCGACGAACCGACCGTCGGCCTCGACCCGGCCCAGCGCGTCGGATTCCGGGGTCTTATCCGGGAGTTGGGCGAGCGGTCCGCGGTCGTGATGAGCACCCATCTCGCCGAGGACGTCGCCCATGTGTGTGATCGGGTCGCCGTGCTGTTGGAGGGTTCGGTCCGGTTCACGGGGACGGTCGGCGAGCTGTGCGCACTCCCGGACGGGGACGGGGACGCGGACGGCAAGGAAGTCGACGGGGGAGCCGTGGAAGCCGGGTATCTGCATCTGGCCGGGACGGAAGCGGTGGCGACCTGA
- a CDS encoding VOC family protein, whose translation MTSRFTELTVDCHDPERLAAFWCAVLDFKVIDRGEGRVEIGSWVPTVEDIRARQMPPTLQFIQVPEGKAVKNRLHLDVSPIDGSTEDEVTRLLALGATTTDVGQGADRNWVVMADPEGNEFDVLRTLAPQK comes from the coding sequence ATGACAAGCAGGTTCACCGAGTTGACCGTTGACTGCCATGATCCGGAGAGGCTCGCGGCCTTCTGGTGCGCGGTTCTGGACTTCAAGGTGATCGACCGGGGCGAGGGCAGGGTCGAGATCGGCTCCTGGGTGCCGACCGTCGAGGACATTCGGGCCCGCCAGATGCCGCCGACCCTGCAGTTCATCCAGGTTCCCGAGGGCAAGGCCGTCAAGAACCGGCTCCACCTCGACGTCAGCCCGATCGACGGCAGCACCGAGGACGAGGTGACCAGACTGCTCGCCCTCGGCGCGACCACGACGGACGTGGGCCAGGGCGCAGACCGAAACTGGGTGGTCATGGCTGACCCCGAGGGCAACGAGTTCGACGTCCTGCGCACCCTGGCACCGCAGAAGTAG
- a CDS encoding helix-turn-helix domain-containing protein, translated as MGDTPENLWSHPQLAAAVTSEDWGAVFRRYRKLTGLSQTKLGERVGLAQPDVSDIEREHRRITSVEVRQRIVAGLGIPVNLQAVSADAGPAEIPVPGLSLPGATPDEDLLTRVTSVVDSSHRVDEATLDWLDRLLAEHRRAEDLIGSRPLVDVMRQQLRTVVELYAGARGPLADRVVRLAAEHAQFLAWMAQDQDDTAAALAWYDRSHEWALEAGDANMAATTLNMKAHMAWSKGRATRCVRLAEASRWSAPGTSLGVQGMATQMAARGHALQGEDDSARRLLDEAQGLMSRAAEYPEDEPVWMYFYDETWFTLQRGMASLHLRDWHGAVDQLTVGLSVLPDEYRRDKTWFRACLAHALAAAGESAQAVSVAVASVPDAAAVGRPHSWNELHTTAAVLKRRGAKEGAQLVAALREYD; from the coding sequence ATGGGAGACACTCCCGAGAACCTGTGGTCGCACCCGCAGCTGGCAGCGGCGGTCACCAGTGAGGACTGGGGCGCCGTCTTTCGCAGGTACCGCAAACTCACCGGCTTGAGCCAGACGAAGCTGGGGGAACGGGTCGGCCTCGCTCAGCCTGACGTGTCCGACATCGAGCGGGAGCATCGCCGGATCACCTCCGTCGAGGTGCGGCAGCGCATCGTGGCCGGGCTGGGGATTCCGGTGAACCTCCAGGCCGTATCAGCAGATGCAGGCCCGGCAGAGATCCCGGTTCCGGGGCTTTCGCTTCCGGGGGCCACGCCGGATGAGGATCTACTGACCCGCGTGACGAGCGTGGTCGACTCCTCCCACCGAGTAGACGAGGCCACCCTCGATTGGCTTGACCGACTGCTCGCCGAGCACCGTCGGGCCGAAGATCTCATCGGCTCACGACCGCTGGTGGACGTGATGCGCCAGCAGCTCCGTACCGTCGTGGAACTGTACGCAGGCGCCCGTGGCCCGCTGGCTGACCGAGTGGTTCGGCTGGCCGCCGAGCACGCCCAGTTCCTTGCGTGGATGGCGCAAGACCAGGACGACACGGCCGCCGCGTTGGCCTGGTACGACCGTTCTCACGAATGGGCGTTGGAGGCCGGGGACGCCAACATGGCTGCCACGACGCTCAATATGAAGGCCCACATGGCGTGGTCCAAGGGGCGAGCCACCCGGTGCGTCAGGCTTGCGGAAGCGTCACGCTGGTCAGCCCCCGGCACGTCGCTTGGCGTGCAGGGCATGGCTACGCAGATGGCAGCCCGCGGGCATGCGCTCCAGGGTGAGGACGACAGCGCCCGCCGTCTGCTTGACGAGGCGCAGGGGCTGATGAGTCGGGCGGCTGAATATCCCGAAGACGAGCCGGTGTGGATGTACTTCTACGACGAGACGTGGTTCACCCTGCAACGCGGCATGGCATCGCTGCACTTGCGCGACTGGCACGGAGCCGTGGATCAGCTCACCGTCGGGTTGAGCGTGCTGCCGGACGAGTACCGGCGTGACAAGACGTGGTTCCGTGCTTGTCTGGCGCATGCGCTCGCTGCGGCGGGCGAGTCTGCGCAAGCCGTCTCCGTGGCTGTGGCGAGCGTCCCCGATGCCGCCGCTGTCGGCCGCCCTCACTCGTGGAATGAGCTGCACACCACGGCCGCTGTGCTGAAGCGCCGAGGAGCCAAAGAGGGCGCACAACTAGTGGCCGCGCTCCGCGAGTACGACTGA